TGGAATAAATTCACTTCTTTGGAGAAATAACTAGATTTTCAATTCTTCGGGATGTCTCCTCAGATCAATTAATTTATCTACAATTCTATCAAGTAATAAGTTTCTTTCGCTGATTAGACGATCGGCGAGTGAAACCAATTTTTTGATATTTTTAGGAGTTGCGGCATCCAGGCGTTCGTCTACACTTTGCATATCCTTTGGTTCCAATCTTATGTACTGCTTGGAAATACCCAGGAAAGAACAAATCTGCATCATATAAAAATGACTTATCTCTGTGGCACCGCTCATCATCATATCTAATAATGCCGGTACAACAAATAATGCTTTGGTTTGTCTGATTTCATCGCTGTCGTAAGACTTTTTAGAAATACCTGTACCTAAAGAAAGTATATAAACATCTTTGGTTACTACTTCACCCGGATCTTTTTTTATTTCTACAAAAGCACTCAGGGTCGGATTGGTAGCAAACATGCCGCCATCTAACAGTGGATATCTAACGCCGGCCAGAGAATAAATCTCTGCGACGCTAAAATAGGTTGGAGCTGCGGAAGTTGCCCGACACACGTCTTTTACATAAAAATCTCTATGAGTCCCTCTCGATTTTGCAGTCGTTTGCCTAAAGAAATGTGCTTTTCTCAGTTCGATGTTGTACGCCGTTATGATACAGGGTTTGATGAGTTCACTAAGTTTAGTTTTCTTAAAATACTTTTCAAGAATTTCTTCCCACGCTTTGTCATTATATTTTTCTGTTACCCAACCAAAATTGGCTAGTATTTTCTTAAAAGGAGTTGTCTGAAAAATTTCCGTTCCATGTTTAAGATATAGATCAAGCGCCTCTTCTGCTGAGAATTTAGGGCGGGATGGATCGTGATCGGAAGGACAAAGTAATAGGCTGGTTAATATTCCACCGGTACTTGTCCCTGCATAAAAGTCAAAATAATCTGTTATTGAAGCATTGGGGTCCTCTGTCTTTGCTCTTAATCTTTCTTCCAAGCTGACCAAAATCATCCCGGGAATGATCCCTTTTATTCCGCCTCCATCTATTGATAAGATAACCTTCATTCAATGGCATAAGTTTAATAACGAACCTAATGTAAAAATTATTTGATACATTTTTAATATTAATCAAAAATGAAGTGATATGTTCTGTGTTTGGATTAATGTAGAGTTTTGTCAGTATTTAACCAGTTTTACTTCAAATTAGGGGAATGAGGATGAGTGTAACCAAAATTTTATATCAGAGAAAGGCTATTTGAAACAAATAAGTTAAATTGCAACATTATATACATGAGGCTGATTTGGCTAATCTTGATTAGAAATCTTAATATTTACGCTATATGAAAAATGTATTAATGGCAGTATTTTCTGTTCTTTTCGCAATAGGAGCTCAGGCTCAAATTTTAAATCCTGTAAAATGGAGTTATGCAGCAAAAAAAGTAAATGACAAGGAAGCAGTTGTCTTTCTAAAAGCAACCATTCAGCCTGGATGGAATATCTATTCTCAGCATGTAGAAGAGGGAGGTCCCATACCAACAAGTTTTAAATTTACAGCAGCAAAGACATTCAGTTTAATCGGAAATGTTATCGAACCTAATCCTCTGTCTAAATTCGAAAAGACTTTCGGTATGAATGTTACATACTTTCATAATTCTGTTGTTTTTCAACAAAAAATAAAATTAAACGCAAAGGAAGCAGTGGTTAAAGGAACACTTGA
This genomic interval from Pseudopedobacter saltans DSM 12145 contains the following:
- a CDS encoding patatin-like phospholipase family protein, with product MKVILSIDGGGIKGIIPGMILVSLEERLRAKTEDPNASITDYFDFYAGTSTGGILTSLLLCPSDHDPSRPKFSAEEALDLYLKHGTEIFQTTPFKKILANFGWVTEKYNDKAWEEILEKYFKKTKLSELIKPCIITAYNIELRKAHFFRQTTAKSRGTHRDFYVKDVCRATSAAPTYFSVAEIYSLAGVRYPLLDGGMFATNPTLSAFVEIKKDPGEVVTKDVYILSLGTGISKKSYDSDEIRQTKALFVVPALLDMMMSGATEISHFYMMQICSFLGISKQYIRLEPKDMQSVDERLDAATPKNIKKLVSLADRLISERNLLLDRIVDKLIDLRRHPEELKI
- a CDS encoding protein-disulfide reductase DsbD domain-containing protein — translated: MKNVLMAVFSVLFAIGAQAQILNPVKWSYAAKKVNDKEAVVFLKATIQPGWNIYSQHVEEGGPIPTSFKFTAAKTFSLIGNVIEPNPLSKFEKTFGMNVTYFHNSVVFQQKIKLNAKEAVVKGTLEYMACNDKQCLPPKEIDFSIAVK